A stretch of the Bradyrhizobium sp. CCBAU 53351 genome encodes the following:
- a CDS encoding SDR family oxidoreductase, with the protein MALTLVTGGTGHLGRDIVDRLVRDGRRVRVFARSPGLRTDVEWATGDLATGAGLRHALHDVDTVINAATYSPIARRGGVRPIDFFRSPSAVDVEGTERLLSLCREADARHFLHVSIVGLEQAILPYARIKLAGEQLVRASALSWSIVRAMPFYYLLDKLLSSLAWLPVWPVPTTLFNPVDTSDVADHVMTCAFDGERGVRAEIGGPEALDLVAFARQYRDARQLHRKILPIGLSEAKARDMGFVVSQGVRGRLRWTDWLQHNYPGMRSAA; encoded by the coding sequence ATGGCGCTGACGCTCGTCACCGGAGGTACAGGGCATCTCGGTCGGGATATCGTCGATCGCCTGGTTCGCGACGGACGTCGCGTTCGGGTGTTTGCACGATCGCCCGGCCTACGGACGGACGTCGAATGGGCCACAGGCGATCTCGCCACAGGCGCGGGGTTGCGGCACGCCCTGCATGACGTCGATACGGTGATCAATGCGGCGACCTATTCGCCGATCGCACGGCGCGGCGGCGTTCGTCCGATCGATTTCTTCAGATCGCCTTCCGCCGTGGATGTCGAGGGAACGGAGCGGCTGCTGTCGCTCTGCAGGGAGGCCGATGCACGGCATTTTCTGCATGTTTCGATCGTCGGGCTCGAGCAGGCAATCCTGCCCTACGCACGGATCAAGCTCGCCGGCGAACAGCTGGTGCGTGCCTCGGCCTTGTCCTGGTCCATCGTTCGCGCGATGCCGTTCTATTACCTGCTCGACAAATTGCTCTCGAGCCTCGCTTGGCTCCCGGTATGGCCGGTGCCGACCACGCTGTTCAATCCTGTCGATACATCGGATGTCGCCGATCACGTCATGACCTGCGCGTTCGACGGGGAGCGCGGCGTACGTGCCGAGATTGGTGGCCCCGAAGCTCTCGATCTCGTTGCCTTCGCCCGCCAATACCGGGATGCAAGGCAACTGCACCGGAAAATCCTGCCAATCGGCCTGTCCGAGGCGAAGGCGCGCGACATGGGCTTCGTCGTCAGCCAGGGTGTGCGCGGACGTCTCCGTTGGACGGACTGGCTGCAGCACAACTATCCGGGAATGCGAAGCGCGGCGTAA
- a CDS encoding cytochrome b/b6 domain-containing protein, translating to MPEARGASDRTPADRTASRTVVVWDLPLRLWHWAFAACVLAAWFTPTVYDRLHRIVGYAVLGLLAFRFVWGFWGSRYSRFRMIRARLRAAPGYLWNLRRGITGRYIGLNPAGTLMLVALLVSLTVSAVTGAMSVTVTFFGVWWVEDTHHYSSDAAIVLVVLHVLGVLLMGILQRENLIRAMLTGRKHIRNRP from the coding sequence ATGCCAGAAGCGCGCGGGGCGTCCGACAGGACCCCCGCGGACCGAACCGCTTCGCGGACGGTCGTAGTCTGGGACCTCCCACTGCGCCTCTGGCACTGGGCTTTCGCGGCCTGCGTCCTGGCCGCGTGGTTCACGCCCACCGTCTATGATCGGCTTCACCGCATCGTCGGCTATGCGGTGCTCGGCCTTCTCGCCTTCCGCTTCGTCTGGGGCTTCTGGGGAAGCCGCTATTCGCGCTTCCGCATGATCAGGGCTCGGCTCCGCGCCGCGCCGGGCTATCTCTGGAATCTGCGCCGCGGCATCACCGGCCGCTATATCGGACTCAATCCCGCCGGCACGTTGATGCTGGTGGCGCTGTTGGTCTCGCTCACCGTCTCGGCGGTCACCGGCGCGATGTCGGTCACCGTCACCTTCTTCGGCGTCTGGTGGGTCGAAGACACCCACCATTATTCATCGGACGCGGCCATCGTCCTGGTCGTGCTGCATGTGCTCGGCGTGCTGCTGATGGGGATTCTCCAGCGCGAGAATCTGATCCGCGCAATGCTCACCGGCCGCAAGCACATTCGCAATCGTCCCTAG
- a CDS encoding PepSY domain-containing protein yields MKVIRVVAIALTVGIGMGSAAMADGFKDCTKLDKASWKPASEAEAKAKALGYEVRRSKIEGSCYEVYGVKEGKLYELFYSPEDLSLKHTIAK; encoded by the coding sequence GTGAAGGTCATTCGTGTTGTTGCCATTGCACTGACGGTCGGGATCGGCATGGGGTCGGCGGCCATGGCCGATGGTTTCAAGGACTGCACCAAGCTCGACAAGGCGTCGTGGAAGCCGGCCAGCGAGGCCGAAGCCAAGGCCAAGGCGCTCGGCTATGAAGTGCGCCGCTCCAAGATCGAAGGCTCGTGCTACGAGGTCTATGGCGTCAAGGAAGGCAAGCTTTACGAGCTGTTCTACAGCCCCGAAGATCTCAGCCTGAAGCACACGATCGCCAAGTAA